A stretch of Amycolatopsis balhimycina FH 1894 DNA encodes these proteins:
- a CDS encoding AMP-binding protein, with protein VSRSPREFWGLLERERVTVLSQTPSAFYQLMAVRSEVGGLEHVRAVVFGGEALEPARLTGWWERYGEAGPRLVNMYGITETTVHVTHHDLAPDIQGSVIGRGLPGLSVFVLDEWLQPVPVGVVGELYVAGPQVARGYVNRAGLTGERFVACPFVPGQRMYRTGDRARWNPDGRLVFAGRVDDQVQVRGFRIEPGEVEAVLAAHPGVTRAVVIAREDVPGDVRLVGYVVPAGEVEGLPEVVRGFAAGRLPSYMVPSAVVVLEAMPLTGNGKLDRSALPKPGHSGGGRAPATTEEELVCQGFAEVLDVERVGLDDDFFALGGHSLLAVSLVEWLRQRGVSVSVRALFLTPTPAELAAVAGPEPVVVPPNLIPADTTELTPGMVTLVDLTEVEIARVVAAVPGGVANIQDIYPLAPLQEGIFFHHLMTGRDGTDVYATPTVLAVDSLARLDGLLVALRWLIDRHDIYRTAVLFDGLREPVQVVTRRAPLPVEEVVLDPHGPDPVDQLLSAGESAIDLTRAPLLRARVLAVPDGGWLVLLRIHHLIQDHTTFDVVLDELRAFLSGEADELPPPVRFRDFVAQARRGVSQENHERYFTELLADVTETTAPYGLTDVYGDGTGSAQVRSTVDAALTDRLRGLARRFGVSPATLFHLAWARVLGTLSGRDDVVFGTVLFGRSDAGAGTGRTPGLFINTLPVRVRLAGGNVDEALVDMRRQLADLMVHEHGSLATAQRAGGVPGTSPLFTSLFNYRHNLPTDRHPGTGLDGVTPVLVRDYSNYPMVVSVDDDGTGFELEVEAAAPVDPSWAGELLLTCVEGLAVALEQDPGTALSTVDVLGAAGRERILTEWNDTAATAPGMSVPQAFAARVAAEPDAIAVVSADGELTFRELDARSDRLARVLVGGGIGPEPVFAVLMERSADLVVAALAVVKAGGVFLPLDSTWPAARTHAVLKDAGACLLVVSEATAGQDFGLVEVRADAGADVGLLPVVPESGAAYVMYTSGSTGVPKGVVATHGDVVRLAKDR; from the coding sequence AGGTGTCCCGTTCTCCGCGGGAGTTCTGGGGTTTGCTGGAGCGGGAGCGGGTTACGGTGTTGAGTCAGACGCCGTCGGCGTTTTATCAGCTGATGGCGGTCCGGTCCGAGGTTGGTGGGCTGGAGCATGTGCGGGCGGTGGTTTTTGGTGGTGAGGCGTTGGAGCCGGCACGGCTGACCGGTTGGTGGGAGCGGTACGGCGAAGCTGGGCCGCGGTTGGTGAACATGTACGGGATTACCGAGACGACGGTGCATGTCACTCATCACGATCTCGCTCCGGATATTCAGGGCAGTGTGATCGGGCGTGGTCTTCCTGGTCTGTCGGTGTTCGTTCTGGATGAGTGGCTTCAGCCGGTGCCGGTGGGTGTGGTGGGTGAGTTGTATGTGGCCGGGCCGCAGGTGGCTCGGGGGTATGTGAATCGTGCGGGGTTGACGGGTGAACGGTTCGTGGCGTGCCCGTTCGTGCCGGGGCAGCGGATGTACCGGACCGGGGACCGGGCCCGCTGGAACCCCGATGGGCGGTTGGTGTTCGCCGGGCGTGTCGATGACCAGGTGCAGGTCCGGGGGTTCCGGATCGAGCCGGGTGAGGTCGAGGCGGTGCTCGCGGCGCATCCCGGCGTGACGCGGGCCGTGGTGATTGCGCGGGAGGACGTCCCCGGTGATGTCCGGTTGGTGGGTTATGTGGTGCCTGCGGGGGAGGTGGAGGGGCTGCCGGAGGTGGTGCGCGGGTTCGCGGCCGGTCGGTTGCCGTCGTACATGGTGCCGTCGGCGGTGGTCGTGCTGGAGGCGATGCCGTTGACGGGCAACGGAAAACTGGACCGCTCGGCGCTGCCGAAGCCCGGTCACAGCGGTGGCGGGCGGGCGCCTGCCACAACGGAAGAAGAGCTGGTGTGCCAGGGCTTCGCCGAGGTGCTCGATGTGGAGCGCGTGGGGCTTGATGACGACTTCTTCGCGCTGGGTGGGCATTCGCTGCTGGCGGTGTCACTGGTGGAGTGGTTGCGTCAGCGTGGCGTTTCGGTGTCGGTGCGGGCGTTGTTCCTGACGCCGACCCCGGCCGAGCTGGCCGCGGTGGCCGGTCCGGAGCCGGTGGTGGTACCGCCGAATCTGATCCCGGCCGACACCACCGAATTGACGCCGGGGATGGTGACGCTGGTCGACCTGACCGAGGTCGAGATCGCGCGGGTGGTGGCGGCCGTGCCGGGTGGGGTGGCGAACATCCAGGACATCTACCCGCTCGCGCCGTTGCAGGAAGGCATCTTCTTCCACCACCTGATGACCGGCCGGGACGGCACGGATGTATACGCGACTCCGACAGTGCTGGCTGTGGACAGCCTGGCGCGGCTGGACGGTCTGCTGGTGGCGTTGCGCTGGTTGATCGATCGACACGACATCTATCGCACCGCGGTACTGTTCGACGGGCTTCGGGAGCCGGTTCAGGTGGTCACCCGCCGTGCTCCGCTGCCGGTCGAGGAAGTGGTCCTCGACCCGCACGGCCCGGACCCGGTCGACCAGCTCCTGTCCGCGGGCGAATCCGCCATCGACCTGACGCGGGCGCCGCTGCTGCGGGCTCGTGTGCTGGCGGTCCCGGACGGTGGCTGGCTGGTGCTGTTGCGCATTCACCACCTGATCCAGGATCACACCACCTTCGACGTGGTGCTTGACGAACTTCGCGCGTTCCTTTCCGGTGAGGCGGACGAGTTGCCGCCACCGGTGCGGTTCCGTGACTTCGTCGCGCAAGCCCGGCGTGGCGTGTCACAGGAGAACCACGAACGCTACTTCACCGAGCTGCTCGCCGACGTCACCGAAACCACCGCCCCTTACGGGCTTACGGACGTTTACGGTGATGGCACCGGCTCGGCGCAGGTCCGGTCGACGGTGGACGCCGCGCTGACCGATCGGCTCCGAGGCCTGGCGCGGAGGTTCGGGGTGAGCCCGGCGACGCTGTTCCACCTGGCGTGGGCGCGCGTACTCGGCACGCTGTCCGGTCGTGACGACGTCGTGTTCGGAACCGTCCTTTTCGGACGCTCGGACGCCGGTGCGGGAACCGGCCGTACGCCGGGGCTGTTCATCAACACGCTTCCGGTGCGGGTACGCCTGGCGGGCGGGAACGTGGACGAGGCCCTCGTGGACATGCGCCGCCAGCTCGCCGACCTGATGGTGCACGAACACGGTTCGCTCGCCACGGCGCAACGGGCCGGCGGGGTGCCCGGGACGAGCCCGCTGTTCACCTCGCTGTTCAACTACCGGCACAATCTGCCCACCGACCGGCATCCCGGGACCGGCCTCGACGGTGTGACCCCGGTGCTGGTGCGGGACTACTCGAACTACCCGATGGTCGTGTCCGTGGACGACGACGGGACCGGTTTCGAGCTGGAGGTGGAGGCCGCCGCCCCGGTCGACCCGTCCTGGGCGGGCGAGCTCCTGCTGACGTGCGTCGAAGGCCTGGCGGTGGCGTTGGAGCAGGACCCCGGAACCGCGCTGTCCACTGTGGACGTACTCGGTGCGGCCGGGCGGGAACGGATCCTGACGGAATGGAACGACACCGCGGCGACCGCGCCGGGCATGTCCGTGCCCCAGGCGTTCGCGGCGCGCGTCGCGGCCGAGCCGGACGCGATCGCCGTGGTGAGTGCCGACGGTGAACTCACCTTCCGCGAGCTGGACGCGCGTTCGGATCGTCTGGCGCGGGTGCTCGTGGGTGGCGGAATCGGGCCGGAGCCGGTGTTCGCCGTGCTCATGGAGCGATCGGCCGATCTGGTCGTGGCCGCGCTCGCCGTGGTGAAGGCCGGCGGGGTGTTCCTCCCGCTGGACTCCACCTGGCCGGCGGCACGGACCCATGCGGTGCTGAAGGACGCGGGTGCCTGTCTGCTCGTGGTGAGCGAGGCTACGGCAGGCCAGGACTTCGGCCTCGTGGAGGTGCGGGCGGACGCCGGGGCCGACGTGGGCTTGCTCCCGGTCGTCCCGGAATCGGGTGCGGCCTACGTGATGTATACGTCGGGGTCGACGGGGGTGCCGAAGGGTGTTGTGGCCACGCACGGGGATGTGGTGCGGCTGGCGAAGGATCGC